The Streptomyces noursei ATCC 11455 sequence GGAACATCAGGGCGCGGACCACCTCGCGCTCGACCCGCGGGCCCATGCCGGCCGCGTGCGAGCGCACGATGTTGCGCTGGAGCTGGGCCCGCAGTTCGGGGCTGATGTGCCGGACGGCGAGGGCGCCGAAGCCGGTGGAGACGCCGTAGACCGGGTCGGGCTTGGCGGCGAGTTCGTCGATGAAGGCGCGCGAGGCGGCGACGGCGGCGCGGGCCTCCTCGGACAGCTCGATCCGCGCCGCGCCGCGGGCCACCGCGATGACGTCCTGTGCGGTGGTGCCGGACGTCCCCAGCACCACAGTGTGCATATCCATATTCAGGCACCCTAGAGACTGAATCGCCAGATGTCACCACCGGATTTCGGGATCACCCCTTACCGATCATCGCCCGCGCCGACCGCGCCTCGTCACCCGGCACCCCGCGTCACCTCCGGAACCTCCGTCGCTCCGGCCCCGGCGGCGGCTCCGGCGAGTCCGCCAGCCGCACCACCGGGTCGTCCGCGCCGCCGAGCCGCCCGGCCACCACCGGCCCAGCGGACTTCGCCGCCTTGGCCCGGTACTGGGCGGCGTCCGCGAGCCGGAAGAGGCGGCGGGCGCTGTGCACCGGCCCGATCGGGTCGCCGGTCGAGGCGACCCCGACCGCGACCCCCTCGCCGAGGTCCAGCTCACCGGCCCGCCGGCACAGCTCACCGGCCACCTTGGCCACCTCCTCGCTCCCCGGACCGACCGCCAGCAGGCAGAACTCGTCGCCGCCCAGCCGCGCCACGAGCGTCCCCGGCAGCATCGCGCCGCACAGCGACAGCACCGACCCGAAGCGCTCCAGCAGCCGGTCGCCGACCGCGTGCCCGCGCGAGTCGTTCACCTGCTTCAGCCCGTTCAGATCGCACACCACCAGGCTGACCGCCACACCGTCCACGCGGTGCCGCTCCAACGCCTCGTCCAGTCGCATGTCGACGGCCCGACGGTTGGCCAGGCCGGTCAGCGCGTCGGTGAACGCCAGTCGGCGGGCCTCCGCGAGCCGCTCGGTCTGGGCGATCCCGGCGGCCGTGACGGCGGCCAGCACGGTCGCGAAATCGACGTCCGCCCGCCCGAACACCGGCTCCCCGGCCCGCCGCGCCACATACAGCTCGCCCCATGCCCGGCCGTGCAGCACGATCGGGGCCACCACGCAGCAGCCCCGGCCGCGCCGGCGCAGCGCGGCCACCCGCTGATGGTTGTACGAGCCCCCCACCGGCCCGCCCTCCCGCGGCCCGCCCTCAGCGAACTCCACCCACGCGCCGGGCTCCCCGCCACCGGCCCACTGCTCGTGCAGGAACTCGACGACCTCCGGGAACTCGTGCACCGGATACGCCTCGTCGTCGGGGAACTCCCGCTCCCCCGGGGCGAGTTCGCCGACGTTCGCCAGCACCCGCAGCCG is a genomic window containing:
- a CDS encoding GGDEF domain-containing protein; this encodes MAAAPALRDSARAAAQGARRALAGSFAALSKWERERGRLRVLANVGELAPGEREFPDDEAYPVHEFPEVVEFLHEQWAGGGEPGAWVEFAEGGPREGGPVGGSYNHQRVAALRRRGRGCCVVAPIVLHGRAWGELYVARRAGEPVFGRADVDFATVLAAVTAAGIAQTERLAEARRLAFTDALTGLANRRAVDMRLDEALERHRVDGVAVSLVVCDLNGLKQVNDSRGHAVGDRLLERFGSVLSLCGAMLPGTLVARLGGDEFCLLAVGPGSEEVAKVAGELCRRAGELDLGEGVAVGVASTGDPIGPVHSARRLFRLADAAQYRAKAAKSAGPVVAGRLGGADDPVVRLADSPEPPPGPERRRFRR